From Azospirillum sp. TSA2s, a single genomic window includes:
- a CDS encoding IS6 family transposase, with product MTTRPDAMYAGYRFPAEVISYAVYLHFRFPLSLWMVEEMVGLRGLTISHETVRQWGLKFGREIATRIRQRRLARGDTWHLDEVVISVAGKKHDLWRALDQDGFVLDVLVQSRRDTKAAKRLLGKLLKRQGRAPRVLITDKLKCYAASKKALKLRSEHRQHKGLNSRAETSHQPTRRRERQMKRFKSPRQVQRFLSIHDPINNLVHLRRYRRPAAEYRTARAQAFAASAEVACVPLAA from the coding sequence ATGACGACGCGCCCCGATGCGATGTACGCCGGCTACCGCTTCCCTGCCGAGGTGATCAGCTACGCGGTGTACCTGCACTTCCGCTTTCCGCTGAGCCTTTGGATGGTCGAGGAGATGGTGGGGCTGCGTGGTCTCACGATCAGCCATGAAACCGTGCGCCAATGGGGCCTGAAGTTCGGCCGAGAGATCGCCACCCGCATCCGGCAACGGCGCCTTGCGCGCGGCGACACGTGGCATTTGGATGAAGTCGTGATCAGCGTCGCCGGCAAGAAGCACGACCTGTGGCGGGCGCTCGACCAGGACGGCTTTGTTCTCGACGTGCTCGTGCAAAGCCGGCGCGACACGAAGGCGGCCAAGCGTCTGCTGGGCAAGCTGTTGAAGAGGCAGGGCCGGGCGCCGCGGGTGCTGATCACCGATAAGCTGAAGTGCTACGCAGCCTCCAAGAAGGCCCTGAAGCTGCGCAGCGAGCACCGCCAGCATAAGGGCCTCAATAGCCGGGCCGAGACCAGCCATCAGCCGACGCGCAGACGCGAGCGGCAGATGAAGCGCTTCAAGTCACCCCGGCAGGTGCAGCGATTCCTCTCCATTCACGACCCGATCAACAACCTCGTCCACCTCCGCCGCTACCGTCGCCCCGCTGCCGAGTACCGCACCGCCCGAGCCCAAGCCTTCGCCGCCTCGGCCGAGGTGGCCTGCGTGCCCCTGGCCGCGTAA